Below is a genomic region from Paraburkholderia sp. BL23I1N1.
CGGCTACGTCGATCGAAGAAACCGTGCGCGCACTCGATACGCTGGTTCAGCATGGTCACGTGCGTTATGTCGGCGTGTCGAACTGGGCCGCCTGGCAGATCGCCAAGGCGCTGGGCATTTCGGAACGCCTCGGCCTCGCGCGGTTTGAAACGCTACAGGCGTATTACACGCTGGCGGGCCGCGACCTCGAACGCGAACTCGTGCCGATGCTGCACAGCGAAGGTCTTGGGCTGATGGTGTGGAGTCCGCTCGCGGGCGGTTTGCTGAGCGGCAAATATGGGCGTGAGCAGCAGGGCGAGGCAGGCAGCCGCCGTACGACGTTCGATTTTCCGCCGGTCAATCGCGAGCGTGCTTATGACTGCATCGACGTGATGCGCGATATCGCGGAGGTGAAGAAAACCTCTGTGGCGCAGATCGCGCTCGCATGGCTGTTGCATCAACGCGTGGTGACCTCGGTGATCGTCGGGGCGAAGAAAATCGAGCAACTCGACGACAACATTGCCGCCACCGGCGTCACGTTGACCGCCGACGAGCTGGCGAAGCTCGACCAGGTCAGCACGCTCCCGGCCGAGTACCCGGGCTGGATGCTGGAACGTCAGGGCGACGTGCGTCGCAAGCAGCTTGAAGAGGCGCGTTATCCGGTGCAACGCTAGCCGGAAGGTTCTGCGTGCGGTGTGTGGCCGGGAGGTGATGGGCGCCAGGGCAGCGGCGGTGTAGCAGGCCGCCGTAGGCTTGGCGTGCTGCTACACCGAATGCCGTTACACCGCGTGCCACAACAGCGTTACGCTGCGTGCCTCACGCGGCAGACTTGCTGTCCGCTTGATAAGCGGCAACGGCGTCCATGGTGCGTGCCGAGTACACCATCGCGGCGCCGGCGTTCAAGGCCACCGCCACACCGAGCGCTTCGGCGATCTCTTCGCGTGTGGCGCCGTGTTTCAGCGCTTCGGCGGCGTGCACGGTGATACAGCCGTCACAATGCGTGGTCACGGCTACCGCAAGCGAAATCAGCTCACGCGTCTTCGCGCCGAGAAGGTCGGTCTTCTGGCCTGCGCTCGACATCGCTTGATAGCCCTTCACGGTTTCCGGCGACAGCTTCGCGATTTCGCCGATGCGGCCAACCAGTTCCTTACGGTAATCGATCCAGTTCAACATGACAGTGCTCCTTTGGTTGCAGCGAGCCAGCGGGTGCCGGTGTCGTGAGACAAAGTATTGCGCTGTGCCGCGACATCCTGAATACTCGATTCGCTCAACTTTTAGCGCGATCGTCTCATGGACACACTCAGCCGACTGATCGATCTTGCCCGGCCGCAGGCCAGCCTCGATCTGCGCTGCCTGCTCACGGGCGGCTTCGACATCGACCATGCGCCGATGGAGGCGGGTATCGCGCCGTTTCATCTGGTGCTAGGCGGCGCTTGCGTCGTCGAGACAGCGGGGGGCACGCAGGTTGCATTGCACGCAGGGGATTTCATGCTGTTTCCGCGTGGCGCCGCGCATCGGGTGCGCGATGTCGGGCGGGTGGCTGCCGGTGCGCCGCTGACGTTGAGTCATGACGGCATGCTGCCGTTACGCCGCAATGACGGCCGTGATGTTGCCCACCATCACGGCGCCAGCGAAGCGGCCAACGAGGCGCGCGCAAACGTCGAAATCGTCGGAAACGACGGCCATGCGCACAATCCCCCCGTCGGCGCCGATCTCGATCTTTTATGCGGCCGGTTCGTCTACGCGCCCGGGTCTTCCGCGTTGCTGCTCAACGCGCTGCCCGATCCCTTCCATGTGTCGCTCGGCGGCGTGCAAACGCTCGGCGCGTTGCAGACGGTGATCGCATTGATGCGCACCGAAGCCGAGCAACGTCAGCCCGGCGCGCTCGCGATCGTCACCGCATTGAGCCACGCACTCTTCGCGATGGCGTTGCGCGTGCATGGCGAACAGAATGCATCCCGCTCAGGCGTGCTGGCGCTGCTGGCCGATGCGCGTCTCGGCGCTTCTGTACAAGGCATGCTGAGTGCTCCTGAGCGGGCGTGGACGATCGCGGAACTGGGCGAGCTCGCGGCGATGTCCCGCGCAACCTACGCACGTCACTTCAATGAGCGCGCGGGCATGACGGTGATGGACTTTCTTACGCAAATCCGCATGACAATTGCGTGCGATCTGCTGCGACGCACGCAACGCAGCGCGGCGGAGATCGGCGAGGCAGTGGGGTATCAATCGGAAGCCGCGTTCGGCAAGGCGTTTCAGCAGAGCGTCGGCGTGACGCCGGGACGATACCGGCGTCAACTGCCAGAGAGCGATCAGAAAACCGGCTAGGCCTTCTCGGGTCTGCCGAGCCAGCGTTTTTCGATCCACGACATGATCACGGTCACCAGCAACGCACAGACCGTGCCCAGCGTGACTTCGCCGAGGCGCAGCAGGGCCTTGTCCCATGGCGAACCGACGCCCGGCACCAACAGCATGATGGTCGCGGTAATGCCGCCCAGACGTGCGGCGCTGCCCACGTTCACGACCCAGCAAATCACGATTGCCACAGCAACGGTGGCCCCGTAAGCCGCGAGACTGCCAGCACCGAGCGTTGCGCCGACGAGACCGCAGACGCCCCCGACCATCGCGCCGATGAACTGATCACGCGAGAGTTTGCGGGTGTCGATATAACTATGCTGGCTGACTGCGATCGCCGTAATCGCGGCCCAGAAGGCCTGCTCGGTATGCAACCAGCGGCCGATCGCGAAAGCGAGGCTTGCGCCGGCCACCGCCTGCGCGGCCATCACGCCGCCTTCCGCCAGCCGGTCGCGAAGCGGGAGCGACTTGAGAAAAGTAAACAGCGAGTCGGCGGCGTTCGTCCGCGCTGCACGTCTTGAGTCGTCGGGAGCGGTCATCGGAGGGGAAAGGGCCTGTCGCAGCATGAAAGACCCGTATTCTAGCGGTGGAAACACTCGACCAGAACGGCGGCGAAGGCGTAGTGTTGCAGGGTGGACTGTTCGGAGGGGAAGGCATGGAAACCGATCGCGGCGCCACCGCGTAATTCGGGGGCATTCCAACTGTCCGTCCACCTGCCGCATGCGCGTATTTTTAACGCGATGCTGTGCAGCGGCAGGGTCCGCAAAACGCGATTCAACGATGTAAGGAGGCCTTATGTCACTCATCGTCGCAGCACGGTTTACGACTTTCCCCGCCGCTGAAGATGCGGCGCAAAAGCTCTTCAATGAAGGTTTCGTCGAAGAAGACGTGACGCTGTTTTTCGTCAATCCGCGCGGCCAGCACGCGCGTTTTGCGACCGGCGGCGATACCCATAGCGAGCCGGGCGCAAGGGAAGCGCCGAAGGGGTACCACAGGATGGGCGTCACTATTGGTGCGGTGGCGGGCGCGGTAGTCGGCGTTGCGATTTTCGCGGCATTCTCGGCGTCTCTACCGGTGTTGCTGATTGCGGCTGGCGTCGGTGCTTACCTTGGCTCGTGGGTCGGGGCGATGGCGCGCGCTCGCGAAGGCGGCCATGTCGGCCACCATTTGCCATTTCATGAAGAAATGCGCGCTTCCGGCGTGCTGGTAGCCGTGCATGTGTCGCCCGACAATCAACTCGACGCCGCTCGCGTTTTACGCGAAGCAGGGGGCGCGGCAATCGAACGGGCGAGCGGGCGCTGGCAACAAGGGCGCTGGGCCGACTTCGATCCACGCAAAACGCCCGAGCCGCTCAATGAATTCAGCAACGAATTCAGCGAGAAGCATGCTTGAGCGAGGGGATAGCTTGCGTGTGGATGTGGATGCGACAGACGGCAAAACGGCCCGGCGCAAGTCGGGCTCGATGCCTGAGCGGCCGATTTCAGCGTTCCGCCTGAATCCGCTGTACCCGCATCCGGCCCGGCGGCTCGAAGTATGTTCCGAACCGCACCAGTCCGGCTTTCTTCAGATGACACGTCATTTCGTAGCTCACCAGGACGCCGGGGTCAGGATTGTCGATGTATTCCACGTCGATTGACCGGATTCGCGGTTCGTACACCAGCAATGTCGCCTCCATCTGTTGCTTGAGCAAATGGGCCGAAGCGGGTAGCGCTTTGTAGATATTCGTGAGATCCGGGAGTCCGTAGTCCGGCAGGTGCTTGAGCGCGCCGGCCCGCGCGTTGAGAATGCGACGGATGTTCTGCTGAATGCTCAGTATCTCGAGTGTCCTGTCGTCGTAAGCATCCAGCGGCTCGCCACCGATCTGGCCGAGCAGCTTGTCGTACAGGGAAGGGCCGGCTGGCATCGGGTTCTCCGTCAGGTACCGGCCGTAACCGGATCGTTAGCGACTGCATTGGCAGGCGACGATTTGTCGAGGCGATCGATGAAGTCAATCACGAGACGCTCGTTCTGCGACGTCCCGGGCGACATCGACAGGTGAATTTCTGCTGGCAGCAAGCCTTCAGCACTCCGTGCCAGGAGTTCACGCGACACGGAGGGAAGAATGCGCTCGTTGAGGAACGCATCGACGCTGCGCGCGCCGGATTCCCGTGCGAGGCACAACTGCGCGAGCGATCCGGTCAACGCGTCGTCGCAGACGAGCACGACGTCGTAAAGACGACGCAGACGTTCGGCGATCTTCGCAACCTTCAGTCGCACGATCGACGCGAGTGCCGTGGCGTCGAGCGGCCGGTAGACCAGCGTCTGGAACCGGGCAGGCAGCGCGGGCTGGAAATGCGCGACAAGCTGCGGGTGAATCGCGTCGAGAAGTGCCGCCTGCGAAATGCCGGGGTTCTCCGTCGTGGCCTCGTCGATCTGCGCGCTGCCGAGATTGGACGTCATCAGGATTACGCAATTGCGGAAGTCGATCTCACGGCCTTCGCCGTCGCGCATCGTGCCGCGATCGAACACCTGATAGAACATATCGAGTACGTCACGGTGTGCTTTCTCAACTTCGTCGAGCAATACGACGCTATAGGGCCGCTGCCGGACGGCCTCGGTCAGAATTCCGCCGCGGCCGTAGCCGACATAACCCGGAGGCGCCCCCTTCAGTTGAGAAACGGTATGAGCCTCCTGATACTCCGACATATTGATTGTTGTCAGCGCGGCTTCGCCGCCAAACAGCAGGTCCGCAAGCGCGAGTGCCGTTTCGGTTTTGCCTCTCAGCCCGGTCAGTTCGTCCTCGAGCAGATTGCCAACCGGCACGCCGGTCCACTCGGCCACCACGCGGGCGATGGCCTGTCCATCCACATCGATAAAGACCAGGGGCGTCTTTCGCTGTGCGTCGATTACCGCCTGCCTGGCGATAGCGAGCGCGTCATTGCCATCGCACGATGCTTCCCCTTCAACACCGCGTTGACCAGTTCAAGCTCGTGTGTGTAGCGTTGTTGCAGCGCATCACGTTCCGCACGCGCATCGGTTACCGCGGCCTGCAGGGCATCATGCCGCTCCTGCAGGTTCGGCGCACCGGCCCGCTGGTCTGCGGCGAGCGTGCTGATTTTCAGTTCGAGTGCGGCGACCGTAGCGCCGGCTCGCTGGAGCTCAACGGGGGGCGATTCCAGCCCCATGCGCACCCGCGCAGCGGCAGTGTCGATCAGATCGACTGCCTTGTCGGGGAGTTGGCGGGCCGGGATATAGCGGCGTGACAGTTTGACCGCCGCCGTGATGGCCTCATCGAGGATGTGTACGCCGTGGTGTTTCGCGTAGCGACTTGCCAACCCCCGGAGCATCAGGCATGCGGCGGTGTCATCCGGCTCGTCGACTTTGATTACCTGGAAGCGCCGTTCAAGCGCCGCGTCGCGCTCGAAATATTCCTTGTACTCGGACCAGGTGGTTGCGGCGATCGTGCGCAGTTCGCCGCGCGCAAGGGCGCGCTTCAGGAGGTTCGCCGCATCGGCGCCGCCGGTCGCGTTGCCGGCGCCGATCAGCGTGTGCGCCTCGTCGATAAAGAGCAGTACCGGTACATCCGACTGCTGCACTTCGTCGATCACGTTTTTCAGGCGCTGCCCGAATTCCCCCTTTACACCGGCGCCTGCCTGCAGCAGGCCCAGGTCGAGCGTCAATATGCGTACGTCGCGGATCACGTCTGGCACGGATCCCTCTGCGACGCGGAGCGCCAGGCCTTCGACGAGGGCGGTTTTGCCCACGCCCGGCTCGCCGACCAGGATCGGATTGTTCTTGCGACGCCGCGCGAGTACGTCCACAACCTGCTGGATTTCGCGATCCCGTCCGAATACCGGATCGATTTCGCCGCGCTGTGCCTTTGCCGTCAGGTCGATGGCGAAGCGGGCGAGGGCCTCGCCGTCTGGATGCATCGTGCGCGGTCGGGAGGGCGGTTTCGTGGATTTGTTCGGAGCGGTTTCGTTTTCTGTGCCGCTCGTCTGCTCGGGTTCGAGCGTATTGCTGTCGGGTGTTCCAGGCGGCGTATCGTCATGGGCTTCGACCGATTGCCGGTCGATCACAGCGGCGAGCCGCTGGATCTGTGCCGCACTGATGGACAGGAGCGGCCACGCGTCGGTGGCGCGCATGCAGTGGGGGGCGTCCACCAGCGCCTGCAATACGTGGCTCGAACGTATCGTGGGCATATCGCCGACGGCGGATGCGTGAAACCATGCGCCCTCCAGCACCTCGGCGAGCGAGCGCGACAGGGCAGGCTTGCCGCGCAACTCGCGTGGCAGACGTTCGAGCGAGGCAAGCAACGCATCCCACACCGTGTCGATGTCGATTTCGTAGTGTCGCAGGATCGCCGGGATATCCCCGTCGCCGCGCTCGATCAGTTTTAGCAACCAGTGTTCAGGCGTAATTTCGCCGTGCAGGCGTGCGTTGCACAGACTGGCTGCGTCGGCCAGCACGCTTGCGCAGTGCGGGTTGAGCTTGCGAAGCAGATGCGTGGAGTCCCGCGGGGACTTCCTTGGGTCGTCGCGCAGCGTCATGGTCGTCACGAAAAAAGAGAGAGCCCGGAGCGTGCGCGGCCCCGGGATGTGAAGAAGCGCCAGCACCACAGGGTGGGCTGGCGAAAGGAGGCGGACGAGCACCTGATGCGGGGGATCAGGAGGCGTGTGCCAGTCTTTCAGAGAACCTTACGAGCGTTCGTTCCAGCTGTCGGCGTGAATGATGTTGCCATCCTTGTACGACCACGTAATTTTTTCGTAGCGCAATTCGATTTCTTCGAGGTGGTTGTGCTTTTCAAATGCCGGGTTCTTGATGTCGAGCATCTTCGGCTTGACCAACACGACCTTTACGTTGTCGAGCTTCGTGTTGAAGTATTCCTTTTCCTTGCCCGCATCATCGATCTTGTACCACTTGATCTCGATCGACTTCAGCGTCTGGCCGCTCGTCACCGCCTTGTACAGGTACCAGTTGCTGCTCGAATACTTCGTGTTTCGCGAGAAATTCCTGTTCGTTGATCTGTGCGGTCTGGACCTGGCAAAACTGCCAGCGAACGTGTTCAGCTTCGAACTGGAAATCCTGCTCAAGCACGCTTACCCCTCCGACCAGCGCTTCGCGGCGGAGAACGTGCGGCTCTTTTGCACGCCGGTCATCAACCTGTTTCCGCTCGACGCCGAGCCGATCGACGTCAACCATCACGAGACGGAATACCGGGTCGTGGCCGCCGGCCACCAGGGGGCAACGTCGAAACCTACTCGGTCGACGCGATCGAGTCGTTCGATCATGCCAATGCACAGCGTTACGAGTATGTGCCGTTCGCGACGTTCCGGCATCGCGGCGGGATGCTGCGCCATGAGGCACCAGAGCGGTACTTCCATACGCGCGTAAGGCAGGGCGTGACAGGCCTGCATGACACGTGGCTCATCCTTGGCGGCCACGCGTGGGAGTCAATGGAGGATCTGCCAGCGGAAAACCTGTCGCTACGCGTCACGGGCACGAACGGCATGCTGCCGAGAAAGGGGTTGCGCGAAGCGAACATCAACGAACTGTGCGAGAGCACGCCGAATGTGTCGGCCGTGCGCAATCTGGCGGCGCCGACGCTGCCGCTTTATCCACCCACCGGCGACCGCTTCCAGTGGCGTGTGCTCTCGCACCTCGCGGGCATCCTGCATGTGTCGGAGGAACTGCTCGAAGAGGTGTCGGGCGGTTCGGTCGAACGGGGTGTGCTGATCGAGGTCACGCTCGACAGCCACGCATTCGCGGGCGAAGGCGACGTGATGCTGTTCGGTGAACTGCTGCACCGGTTCTTCGCGCTGTATGCGGAAATCAACCTGTTCACGAAGCTCGCGATCGTGAGCCTGCCGTCGCAGCAACGCACTGAATGGCCGCGCAGCAAGGCGCTGCGCTCCCCGCTATGAAGCCGAGCGAGCTGCCCAACCTGGAGCCGCTGGTCGCATCGCTGCTTGCACGCGCGCCGATGATGAACTTCATGCAGTTATGCCAATTGCTCGAAGTGCGCGTACCTGAACGCCCCGGCTTCGGTACGCGGGACACGCCGGAGCACGAGCCCGTGAGATTCCGTCCGCGCGCTCGCGTTGGTTTTCCGGCGGGCGAAATCGCCTCGGTCGAGTTTGGCGAGCAGGGCGTCACGAACGGACCCAACGGACTCATCGCCCCGCCGACCGTGTACACGACATTCATGGGCCTGTACGGCGTGGACGCAGCCATGCCCTCGCACATGATCGACGACATCGTGCTACGAACGGAAGGGCACGAAGCGCTCGAAGCGTTTCTCGACCAGTTCAATCACCGGTTTGTCACGCTGCTGTTTCGCGCGTGGAAAAAGTACCGCTATCCGATCGGCTTTCGTCCGGGCGGCACCGACGCGCATTCGCGCAAGCTGCTGTCTCTGGCGGGTTTCGGCTGGGGCGAGAAGCCGGCGCGCGCCGGGTTGCCCGACTCGCGTGTACTCGCGTTGCTAGGGTTGCTGATCCAGCGCACGCGCACGCCTGAAGGTCTTGCCGGAGTCGTCGCACTGGCCGCGCCCGGCGTCGATGTTCGTGTCGACGAGTTCTTCCCGACCCTCAAGGGCGCCGGACGACCTCAACCGCTCACGTCTGTGGGCCGTGCCGACGGCGCACAGGGTGAGGACAGGCGCCGTGGCCTCGGTGGCGGCTACGTGCTCGGCACGCGCCTCGTGTATCGGAGCCGTGCCGCCCGCGTGACTTTGCGGCCGGCGAGTGCGCAACAGGCCCACGACCTGTTGCCCGGCGCGTGGCTGCACCGCGAGCTGATGGCCTTTATCCGTCTATACGCGGGCACCAAGGCCGATGTGTTCCTGCGCATGGAAGTATCGTCGCGAATAGCCCCTGCGCCGAAAATCGGCGTGGCGCACGAAGGTCCGTTGCCGCGTCTTGCCTGGACCACCGTCCTGCCTTCAGACGACGAACGTCTGATCACCATTGCGCTCGGTTCTTATGAAGCGTTTCCGGCACCGGGGCCAAACCCATTCCTCGCGTCGCCTGCCTGATTCTGGAGTCTCAATGCCCATCCGCTCGACCACCTTAACCGTGACCCTTCTTGCCGCCAGCCTGATGCTCAGCGCATGTGGCGCATGGCAGACCGTGTCGGACTCGACCTCGAGCGCGTATCACGCCGTCTTCTACAAACAGGTCAAAGTGCTGAACGTCGACCTGACCGCGCGCGCCTCGGTCAATCCCGACGAAGCGAAGCGATCGACGTCAGTCGCCGTGCGTGTGTACCAGCTCAAGGATCGCAAGCTCTTCGACAAGGCGTCGCATGACGATCTGCTGAAGAACGACAAAACCGTTCTCGCGCAGGATCTGCAGGCCAGCATTGCGACGGTAGTCAATCCCGGCGCTTCCGCAAGCGTGTCGCAGCCGATGCAGCCCGACACGGAATACGTCGGTATCGTCGCGTTCTACCGGGACCCGGATTCGAACGGGGCCTGGCGTCGTGTCGTTCCAAAGAAAACGCTCTCCGCCGATGCGCCGCTCAAACTGGAACTCCTTGCTAACGAACTGGCCGCTCCCGCTGACGAACCACGTGTGAGGGCGGTTCAATGAAGCCCATCAACACCATTCGTCAAACTGAAAGCCGCTGAGGTACTTGTCGCAAAGAGACTTTACGTCGCGCATCTTGCGCTGTACCTGCAACTGTACCAACCGATGTCCCAGCAAAAAGAGCCGGCCGAAGCCGACTCTCTTCTATCGGACCGCCAGCGCCTATTCCGCCGCGACCTTCAAATGGTTCTTCACGCTGGACACGCCATCGACGCCTTTTACGACTTCTTCCGCGGCGGCCTTGTCGTCCGCCGTCGGCACGGAGCCCGTGAGCCACACCACGCCCTTGCGGGTCTTCACGTGAATGTGGGTCGACTTGACGTTCTTCGCGCTGAGCAATTCGGCCTTGGCTTTGGTGGTGATGGTGCCGTCGTCGATGTGCTGGCCGACGGTTTCGGATGCTGCCGAGGGGGCCGACGTGCTGGTCTGCGCCGTCGCGTTCAGCGCGAATGCGACACAAGCGATGCTGCCTGCGGTCTTCAGAAGTTGGATCGTCTTCATAGGTTCTCCTTTGGATAGTGATGAAAGATGCGGTCCTGTTGCCTGCGGTCGATCGATTCGCGTATCAAGACCCAGGTCCGTCCACATCGTGCTGGTCCGCAAGGCACGTGCCCAGCGCGCCGTACGGCTGCCCCGATGGCGGGAAAAGCTGTTACGCCTTATGCATTTAGCTGAGGAATAGCGGGGAGAGGAGGGGCCGGCGCGCGATACGGCAGTCTGTAAGGCTCGCGACCGGAAATTGCCGGGTCCTTGTAAAAATGGGCTTCGCGGGCTGCGCAAACGGCGGCCCTGAAACGGCAAAGCTGAGAAAAAACAGCGTGTTGGGCGAGTTGGTATGACAGTTGCTCTATCGAGGCCACGCACCCTTTCTTAGCTATTAACGGGACCTCACTACAATGCCGTCAATTGAACTACGCACAAGGCAGTCTCTCGCACTCACGCCGCGTCTGCAGCAATCGGTGCGTCTGTTGCAGTTGTCGTCACTGGAGTTCCAGCAGGAGTTGCGCACTGCGCTCGACACCAATCCGTTCCTCGAGTACGACTCGACAGACACGGAAGACGTCGCGCTCGCCACCACCACGCAGGGTGATGACACTGGCGTGACGCTCGCCACGGACACGGTTGCCGCAGCCGAACCTGTATCGTCGCCGGCTGAAGCCAGCGGCGGCGACCCGATGGAGAGCGCGGGGCAGGACGATATGCCCGGCGATTTTTCGGGTGATTACGGTAGCCGCGGTTCGATGCGCCAGAACGGCGATGCCGACAGTAACGATCCCGCCGAATGGGCGCGCGCCCAGCCGACCTTGCGCGAGCAGTTGCACGATTCATTGCGTCTGTATCGGCTCGATGACCGTGACCGGGCAGTGGCCCGCTTCATCATCGAGGCGCTCGACGACGATGGCTATCTGCGTCAGGATCTCTGCGATCTTGCGGGTAGCGTCGATCTCGACCCCGAACTGACCGAAGAAGAATTGCTGGTGGCGTTGCGCCTCGTGCAATCGCTCGATCGCCCCGGTCTCGGCGCTCGCTCGCTGTCCGAGTGTTTGTCGCTGCAAGTCAATGCCTTACCCGCCGACACGCCGGGACGCGATGTGGCGCGGCAAATCGTCGAGCATCATCTCGAACGGCTCGCGCGCCGCGAACAGGCTGAACTGCAAAAGCAGATCGGCTGCGGCGCCGAAGAACTGCGGGTAGCCTGCGCACTCGTGCGCAAGCTTGATCCGAAGCCGGGTAACAACTACGGCCGCACCGACGACAACTACGTGGTGCCGGACGTGATCGTGCGTCAGGTGCGCAACAAATGGGTGGTGACGATCAATCCCGCCGTGCAGCCGCGCGCGCGCATTCATCGCATGTACGCCGAGCTGTTCGCGCAGTCGGCCGGTGCAAGCCGCTCGCCGCTAGCGCAGCAATTGCAGGAAGCGCGCTGGCTGATCCGCAATGCGCAGCAGCGCTTCGATACGATTCAGCGCGTGGCCGAATGCATCGTCGCGTATCAGAAGGCCTTTTTCCAATACGGTGAAATCGCGCTCAAACCGATGGTGCTGCGCGATGTGGCCGAAGAACTCGGTCTGCACGAGTCCACCATCTCGCGCGCGACCGGCAACAAATATATGGCCACGCCACGCGGCATTTTCGAGTTCAAGCACTTCTTCCCGCGAGAGCTCGGCACGGAAAGTGGCGGCACCTGTTCGGCCGCCGCTGTGCGCGCGCTGCTCAAGG
It encodes:
- a CDS encoding glycine zipper domain-containing protein, translated to MSLIVAARFTTFPAAEDAAQKLFNEGFVEEDVTLFFVNPRGQHARFATGGDTHSEPGAREAPKGYHRMGVTIGAVAGAVVGVAIFAAFSASLPVLLIAAGVGAYLGSWVGAMARAREGGHVGHHLPFHEEMRASGVLVAVHVSPDNQLDAARVLREAGGAAIERASGRWQQGRWADFDPRKTPEPLNEFSNEFSEKHA
- the tssE gene encoding type VI secretion system baseplate subunit TssE; the encoded protein is MPAGPSLYDKLLGQIGGEPLDAYDDRTLEILSIQQNIRRILNARAGALKHLPDYGLPDLTNIYKALPASAHLLKQQMEATLLVYEPRIRSIDVEYIDNPDPGVLVSYEMTCHLKKAGLVRFGTYFEPPGRMRVQRIQAER
- a CDS encoding aromatic acid exporter family protein; translation: MTAPDDSRRAARTNAADSLFTFLKSLPLRDRLAEGGVMAAQAVAGASLAFAIGRWLHTEQAFWAAITAIAVSQHSYIDTRKLSRDQFIGAMVGGVCGLVGATLGAGSLAAYGATVAVAIVICWVVNVGSAARLGGITATIMLLVPGVGSPWDKALLRLGEVTLGTVCALLVTVIMSWIEKRWLGRPEKA
- a CDS encoding aldo/keto reductase produces the protein MRYNQLGLTGVFVSELCLGTMTFGGGEGIWKQIGDLQQGDAERLIGRALDAGINFIDTADVYAEGVSEQITGQALKNLKVPRDKVVIATKVFGATAEFPNARGASRYHIIDGVKASLKRLQLDHVDLYQIHGFDPATSIEETVRALDTLVQHGHVRYVGVSNWAAWQIAKALGISERLGLARFETLQAYYTLAGRDLERELVPMLHSEGLGLMVWSPLAGGLLSGKYGREQQGEAGSRRTTFDFPPVNRERAYDCIDVMRDIAEVKKTSVAQIALAWLLHQRVVTSVIVGAKKIEQLDDNIAATGVTLTADELAKLDQVSTLPAEYPGWMLERQGDVRRKQLEEARYPVQR
- the tssJ gene encoding type VI secretion system lipoprotein TssJ, yielding MPIRSTTLTVTLLAASLMLSACGAWQTVSDSTSSAYHAVFYKQVKVLNVDLTARASVNPDEAKRSTSVAVRVYQLKDRKLFDKASHDDLLKNDKTVLAQDLQASIATVVNPGASASVSQPMQPDTEYVGIVAFYRDPDSNGAWRRVVPKKTLSADAPLKLELLANELAAPADEPRVRAVQ
- a CDS encoding RNA polymerase factor sigma-54, which produces MPSIELRTRQSLALTPRLQQSVRLLQLSSLEFQQELRTALDTNPFLEYDSTDTEDVALATTTQGDDTGVTLATDTVAAAEPVSSPAEASGGDPMESAGQDDMPGDFSGDYGSRGSMRQNGDADSNDPAEWARAQPTLREQLHDSLRLYRLDDRDRAVARFIIEALDDDGYLRQDLCDLAGSVDLDPELTEEELLVALRLVQSLDRPGLGARSLSECLSLQVNALPADTPGRDVARQIVEHHLERLARREQAELQKQIGCGAEELRVACALVRKLDPKPGNNYGRTDDNYVVPDVIVRQVRNKWVVTINPAVQPRARIHRMYAELFAQSAGASRSPLAQQLQEARWLIRNAQQRFDTIQRVAECIVAYQKAFFQYGEIALKPMVLRDVAEELGLHESTISRATGNKYMATPRGIFEFKHFFPRELGTESGGTCSAAAVRALLKEMIAAENTRDPLSDVTLARMLADQGVLVARRTVAKYRHLMKVPPAELRRQI
- a CDS encoding carboxymuconolactone decarboxylase family protein, translated to MLNWIDYRKELVGRIGEIAKLSPETVKGYQAMSSAGQKTDLLGAKTRELISLAVAVTTHCDGCITVHAAEALKHGATREEIAEALGVAVALNAGAAMVYSARTMDAVAAYQADSKSAA
- the tssG gene encoding type VI secretion system baseplate subunit TssG — its product is MKPSELPNLEPLVASLLARAPMMNFMQLCQLLEVRVPERPGFGTRDTPEHEPVRFRPRARVGFPAGEIASVEFGEQGVTNGPNGLIAPPTVYTTFMGLYGVDAAMPSHMIDDIVLRTEGHEALEAFLDQFNHRFVTLLFRAWKKYRYPIGFRPGGTDAHSRKLLSLAGFGWGEKPARAGLPDSRVLALLGLLIQRTRTPEGLAGVVALAAPGVDVRVDEFFPTLKGAGRPQPLTSVGRADGAQGEDRRRGLGGGYVLGTRLVYRSRAARVTLRPASAQQAHDLLPGAWLHRELMAFIRLYAGTKADVFLRMEVSSRIAPAPKIGVAHEGPLPRLAWTTVLPSDDERLITIALGSYEAFPAPGPNPFLASPA
- a CDS encoding BON domain-containing protein, with amino-acid sequence MKTIQLLKTAGSIACVAFALNATAQTSTSAPSAASETVGQHIDDGTITTKAKAELLSAKNVKSTHIHVKTRKGVVWLTGSVPTADDKAAAEEVVKGVDGVSSVKNHLKVAAE
- a CDS encoding AraC family transcriptional regulator is translated as MDTLSRLIDLARPQASLDLRCLLTGGFDIDHAPMEAGIAPFHLVLGGACVVETAGGTQVALHAGDFMLFPRGAAHRVRDVGRVAAGAPLTLSHDGMLPLRRNDGRDVAHHHGASEAANEARANVEIVGNDGHAHNPPVGADLDLLCGRFVYAPGSSALLLNALPDPFHVSLGGVQTLGALQTVIALMRTEAEQRQPGALAIVTALSHALFAMALRVHGEQNASRSGVLALLADARLGASVQGMLSAPERAWTIAELGELAAMSRATYARHFNERAGMTVMDFLTQIRMTIACDLLRRTQRSAAEIGEAVGYQSEAAFGKAFQQSVGVTPGRYRRQLPESDQKTG